In Uranotaenia lowii strain MFRU-FL chromosome 2, ASM2978415v1, whole genome shotgun sequence, one genomic interval encodes:
- the LOC129748166 gene encoding ras-related protein Rab-18-B-like has protein sequence MQTDILATFKILIIGESAVGKSSLMLRFTEDDFDKDQALTIGVDFKTKTIEIDNIKIKLAIWDTAGQERFRTLTPSYYRDAQGAILVYDVTKKDSFQKLESWLNELEIYGTRNNMAKMVVGNKIDSTQRAISREEGFQFAKKHRTMFIETSAKNNEGVREAFEEVVRKILDTDGLWERNDYGDTLTLQNGGQENKKCCYLF, from the exons ATGCAAACGGATATTTTGGCCACATTTAAAATCCTCATTATTGGAGAGAGTGCTGTTGGGAAATCGAG CCTGATGCTTCGTTTCACCGAAGATGACTTCGACAAGGACCAGGCACTGACTATTGGTGTGGATTTCAAAACGAAGACAATAGAAATCGATAACATCAAGATCAAACTGGCTATCTGGGACACAGCTGGACAGGAACGGTTTCGTACCCTAACTCCGAGTTACTATCG GGATGCACAAGGAGCGATTCTCGTATACGATGTCACAAAGAAAGACTCATTCCAAAAGCTAGAGTCCTGGTTGAACGAGCTGGAAATCTATGGCACTCGTAATAATATGGCAAAGATGGTTGTGGGAAACAAGATCGACAGTACGCAACGGGCAATCAGCAGGGAAGAAGGATTCCAATTCGCCAAAAAGCACCGAACGATGTTTATCGAAACGTCTGCTAAGAACAACGAAGGGGTGCGGGAAGCCTTCGAAGAGGTTGTTCGGAAG attttggaCACTGATGGCCTATGGGAACGCAACGATTATGGGGACACCCTGACCCTACAAAATGGAGggcaagaaaacaaaaaatgctgTTACTTGTTTTAA